CTCCTGCCTGACGCTGGCGGTACAGGTCGAGGGCCGTTCCATCACTACGGTCGAAGGGCTGGCCGACGGTGATGCGCTGTCTCCGCTGCAGGCGGCGTTCCGCCGCCACAATGCGCTGCAGTGCGGGTTCTGCACGCCGGGCATGCTCACCACCGCGCATGCGCTGCTCACCGACGAGCCGGACGCCAGCGCCGACCGCATCCGCGAGGTGCTGTCCGGCAACCTGTGCCGCTGCACCGGCTACGTGCCGATCGTCGAAGCGGTGCTGGATGCGCGCGCGGCCTATGGCGGCCCGGCCAGCGACGGTGCGGCCGGCCACGCTGCCACGGCCAACCCGACCGCGGGAGCCGGCCGATGAATGCCCGCCTGACCGACATCCTGCCGGAGTCCGCAGCCACCGCCGACGACGGCCCCTACATCGGCCGGTCCGTACAGCGGGTCGAAGACCTGCGGCTGCTGCGCGGCCTGGGCCGTTACGCCGACGACGTGGCGCTGCCCGGCATGCTGCATGCGGCGATGCTGCGCAGCTCGATCGCCCATGCCCGCGTACGCGGCATCGACGCGGGCGCAGCGCGCGCAATGCCAGGCGTGCATGCGGTGATCACCGCGGCCGAGATCGCCAGTGCGCCCGGCCAGCCGGTACCGACCGTCCCGCTCCGGCTGCAGCCACTGCCCTGCATGGAACCCTATCGCCAGCCGGTGATCGTGCAGGACCGTATCCGCCATGTCGGCGAGGTGATCGCGATCGTCATCGCGGACACGCTCGCCCTGGCCGAAGATGCGATGGAGGCGATCGAGCTCGACCTCGAGCAACTGCCTGCGGTCGCCGACTGGAAGACCTCGGCCGCCGACGAGACGCTGCTGTTCGACGCCACGACGACCAACCGCGGCGTCACCTTCACCGCCAGGCGCGGCGACGCCGATGCCGCGTTCGCGGCAGCCGTGCACATCCAGCGCGAGCACTTCACCGTCCAGCGCCAGGCGCCGGTGACGATGGAGGCGCGCGGCGTGGTCGCCGACTGGGATGCGGCAAACGGCCGGCTGATCGTGTACGGCGCGGCGAAGGTCCCGTTCTTCAACCGCCATGCCAGCGCACGGATGCTCGGCATGCCCGACAGCGCCGTCGACTTCATCGAGGGCGACACCGGAGGCAGCTTCGGCGCCCGCGGCGAGTTCTACGTCGAGGATTTCCTGGTGCCGTTCGCCGCGCGCCATGTCGGCCGTCCGGTCAAGTGGATCAGCGACCGGCGCGAAGACCTGATGACGATGGCGCAGTCGCGCGAGTGCGAGGCAGACGTCGAGATGGCCTTCGCGGCCGACGGCACCATCCTCGGCGTGCGCGGCACCGCCTGGTGCGACCTCGGTGCGTATCCGCGCACCAACGGGCTGATCCAGCCGCGCAACATCCCGCATTTCCTGACCAATGCCTACCGCATCGAAGCGGTGCACGTCGATTCGCACGTGCAGTTCACCAACAAGGGCCCAGCCGGTACCTACCGCGCACCCGGCCGCGCCGAGACCGCGATGTTCTGCGAACGGCTGATCGAACGCGGCGCGAAGGCGATGGGCCTCGATCCGATCGAGGTTCGTCGGCGCAACCTGGTCACCTCGAGCGACATGCCCTGGCACTTCGCGACGCTCACCCCGTCGGCACCGGAATCGAGCGGACTCTCCGAGGCCGACAGCGGCGACTACCTCGCCGCGTTCGAGCGCTGCCTGGCCGAGTTCGACTGGCAGGGCAAGCTCGCGCTGCAGGGCACGGTGGTCGACGGTCTCCATCACGGCATCGGCGTCGCCTGCTTCATCGAGGGCGGCGCGGCCGGCCCGCGCGAGAACGCGAAGATCGAACTCGCGCGCGACGGCTCGATCACGCTGTATGTCGGCTCCACCTCGGTCGGCCAGGGCCTGGAGACCTCGCTCGGACAGATCGCGGCCGATGCCCTCGGTATCCCGATGTCCGCGCTGACGCTGCTGCACGGGTCGACCACCTACCTGCACGAGGGCTTCGGCTCGTACCACTCGCGTTCCACCGTGATGGGCGGCTCGGCGATCATCGAAGCGGCCGGCAAGTTCAAGCAGGCCGTGCGCGAAGCGGCTGCGACCTACCTCGAGTGCCTGCCCGAGCAGGTCACGATCGCCGGCACCGAGGCGAAATCGCCACGCGGCCGCAGCATCGGCTTTGCCGA
The sequence above is drawn from the Rhodocyclaceae bacterium genome and encodes:
- a CDS encoding (2Fe-2S)-binding protein, producing MEVSFKVNGNAVKAQVEPRTTLSLCLRDNLRLTGTHVGCEHGVCGACTVIVDGEAVRSCLTLAVQVEGRSITTVEGLADGDALSPLQAAFRRHNALQCGFCTPGMLTTAHALLTDEPDASADRIREVLSGNLCRCTGYVPIVEAVLDARAAYGGPASDGAAGHAATANPTAGAGR
- a CDS encoding xanthine dehydrogenase family protein molybdopterin-binding subunit — its product is MNARLTDILPESAATADDGPYIGRSVQRVEDLRLLRGLGRYADDVALPGMLHAAMLRSSIAHARVRGIDAGAARAMPGVHAVITAAEIASAPGQPVPTVPLRLQPLPCMEPYRQPVIVQDRIRHVGEVIAIVIADTLALAEDAMEAIELDLEQLPAVADWKTSAADETLLFDATTTNRGVTFTARRGDADAAFAAAVHIQREHFTVQRQAPVTMEARGVVADWDAANGRLIVYGAAKVPFFNRHASARMLGMPDSAVDFIEGDTGGSFGARGEFYVEDFLVPFAARHVGRPVKWISDRREDLMTMAQSRECEADVEMAFAADGTILGVRGTAWCDLGAYPRTNGLIQPRNIPHFLTNAYRIEAVHVDSHVQFTNKGPAGTYRAPGRAETAMFCERLIERGAKAMGLDPIEVRRRNLVTSSDMPWHFATLTPSAPESSGLSEADSGDYLAAFERCLAEFDWQGKLALQGTVVDGLHHGIGVACFIEGGAAGPRENAKIELARDGSITLYVGSTSVGQGLETSLGQIAADALGIPMSALTLLHGSTTYLHEGFGSYHSRSTVMGGSAIIEAAGKFKQAVREAAATYLECLPEQVTIAGTEAKSPRGRSIGFAELAKNETIVVDGTFANHHHTWAYGAAAAHVAVDARTGDVSLLDYVVVEDVGRAINPLLLRGQLLGGTVQGLGGAFLEEMVYDAEGQMLTGTLADYLVPTATDFPRLRAVITEDFPSPINPIGAKGAGEGGTIVAPAVIVNAIANALGEYGVNPTSLPLSPSRLWHMIDDARRAAR